The following are from one region of the Nocardioides marmotae genome:
- a CDS encoding ABC transporter ATP-binding protein yields MTDEQHQGRGSTAAGFRVLWVAIKREPWIFTVSTLGSVLFGALTVADAWVLGWSTDHVVLPAFETGEVGADMLLAVLALFLGVAILRAVGIVARRLGAGVMQYRMQAHTRRAVTRQYLTLPMEWHQRHPTGQLLSNANADVEAAWGPIAPLPMAVGTVAMMVIAVAQMFFADVVLALVGLTIFPVVIAVNVAYQRLAQGWMTRAQQLRAEVSEIAHESFDGAMVVKTLGREGEETERFAARARELRDVNIKAGRIRAAFDPTLAALPNLGVLVVLAVGVSRVLSGATDAGDVVTVAYLLTIVSFPIRSIGWLLGEFPRSVVGYQRVRSVLDAAGEMPYGDRTSTGVVATGARGAALRVEGLSYSYDPDRRLLDGVDLTVEPGRTVAVVGATASGKSTLTMLLSRLVDPDAGRILLDGTDLRDLARGELARAVAAVPQTPFLFDDTVRGNVALGADVTDEEVWAALRAAQADGFVAALPHGLDTRLGERGTSLSGGQRQRISLARALVRRPRLLVLDDATSAVDPEVEARILAALRDESGEGPSLVVVAYRKATIALADEVVHLEDGRIADRGTHAELLARSAAYANLVNAYEQEHDDEHAEVTA; encoded by the coding sequence GTGACGGACGAGCAGCATCAGGGTCGAGGGTCCACAGCAGCGGGGTTCCGCGTGCTGTGGGTGGCGATCAAGCGGGAGCCGTGGATCTTCACCGTCTCGACGCTCGGGAGCGTGCTGTTCGGCGCGCTGACCGTCGCGGACGCGTGGGTGCTCGGCTGGTCGACCGACCACGTCGTGCTGCCGGCCTTCGAGACCGGCGAGGTCGGCGCCGACATGCTGCTCGCGGTGCTCGCGCTGTTCCTCGGCGTCGCCATCCTCCGCGCGGTCGGGATCGTCGCGCGACGGCTCGGCGCCGGCGTCATGCAGTACCGGATGCAGGCCCACACCCGCCGCGCGGTCACCCGCCAGTACCTCACCCTGCCGATGGAGTGGCACCAGCGCCACCCGACCGGCCAGCTGCTCTCCAACGCCAACGCCGACGTCGAGGCCGCGTGGGGGCCGATCGCGCCGCTGCCGATGGCGGTCGGCACGGTCGCGATGATGGTGATCGCGGTCGCGCAGATGTTCTTCGCCGACGTCGTGCTCGCGCTGGTGGGCCTCACGATCTTCCCGGTCGTCATCGCCGTGAACGTCGCCTACCAGCGGCTCGCCCAGGGCTGGATGACCCGCGCGCAGCAGCTGCGCGCCGAGGTCAGCGAGATCGCCCACGAGTCCTTCGACGGCGCGATGGTCGTCAAGACCCTCGGCCGCGAGGGCGAGGAGACCGAGCGGTTCGCCGCCCGCGCCCGCGAGCTGCGCGACGTCAACATCAAGGCCGGCCGCATCCGCGCGGCCTTCGACCCGACGCTGGCCGCGCTGCCGAACCTCGGCGTGCTGGTCGTCCTCGCCGTCGGCGTCTCCCGCGTCCTCAGCGGCGCGACCGACGCCGGGGACGTGGTGACGGTGGCCTACCTCCTCACGATCGTCTCCTTCCCGATCCGCTCGATCGGCTGGCTGCTCGGTGAGTTCCCGCGCAGCGTCGTGGGCTACCAGCGGGTGCGCAGCGTCCTCGACGCCGCCGGCGAGATGCCGTACGGCGACCGCACCTCGACCGGCGTGGTCGCGACCGGCGCCCGCGGGGCGGCCCTGCGCGTGGAGGGGCTGAGCTACTCCTACGACCCCGACCGCCGGCTGCTCGACGGCGTCGACCTGACCGTCGAGCCGGGTCGCACCGTGGCCGTCGTCGGGGCGACCGCGTCGGGCAAGAGCACCCTGACGATGCTGCTCAGCCGGCTCGTCGACCCCGACGCCGGCCGGATCCTCCTCGACGGCACCGACCTGCGCGACCTGGCCCGCGGCGAGCTGGCCCGGGCGGTCGCGGCGGTGCCCCAGACGCCGTTCCTCTTCGACGACACCGTCCGCGGCAATGTCGCCCTCGGCGCCGACGTGACCGACGAGGAGGTGTGGGCCGCGCTGCGGGCCGCCCAGGCCGACGGCTTCGTCGCGGCCCTCCCGCACGGGCTCGACACCCGCCTCGGCGAGCGCGGGACCTCGCTGTCCGGCGGCCAGCGCCAGCGGATCTCCCTGGCCCGCGCGCTCGTGCGCCGCCCTCGACTGCTCGTGCTGGACGACGCCACCTCGGCGGTCGACCCCGAGGTCGAGGCGCGCATCCTCGCCGCCCTGCGCGACGAGTCAGGCGAGGGCCCCTCGCTGGTGGTCGTCGCCTACCGCAAGGCGACCATCGCGCTCGCCGACGAGGTCGTCCACCTCGAGGACGGCCGGATCGCCGACCGCGGCACCCACGCCGAGCTCCTGGCCCGCAGCGCCGCCTACGCCAACCTGGTGAACGCCTACGAGCAGGAGCACGACGACGAGCACGCGGAGGTGACCGCATGA
- a CDS encoding ABC transporter ATP-binding protein, which produces MSTVMDSGEDIGAIRTIRRGVHFSPELKEGIGGTLALAVVASAGQVVVPIVVQQVLDRGINGPSGPDVSFTVWAGVIAALAIVVTSWASYKMTTRLFTSAERGLATLRTKAFRHVHDLPLLTQNTERRGALVARVTSDVDQVSQFLVFGGLLFVVSVGQVLVATVVMVVYSWQLALVVWLCFAPLFLSLRYFQRKLSDAYGTVRRQVGLMLSAVSEPVVGAAVVRSYAVEDRTQRRIDEAIDAHKAASTRAQGFTAFSFSLGGVSAGLANAGVLIVGIWLGQGRLWGGDITAGEVVAFAFLVTLFVGPVQMGTQILTDAQNAIAGWRRVIGILETPADLVDPGPDGAVLPRGPIDVCFEHVSFAYPGGPLVLRDIDLAIDAGLRVAVVGETGSGKSTVAKLLTRLMDPSEGRVLLDGVDVRDIGSASLRSSVVLVPQEGFLFDDTLAANVRYGKLDATDEEILASAAELGLGDWIAGLPRGIQTPVGQRGESLSAGERQLVALLRAHLADPDLLVLDEATSAVDPALEMRIGRALERLMRGRTSVTIAHRLSTAENADEVVVVDRGQVVQRGPHAALVAEEGGVYAGLHASWVAQQGS; this is translated from the coding sequence ATGAGCACCGTCATGGACTCCGGCGAGGACATCGGCGCCATCCGCACCATCCGGCGCGGGGTGCACTTCTCACCCGAGCTCAAGGAGGGCATCGGCGGGACGCTCGCGCTGGCGGTGGTCGCCTCCGCGGGCCAGGTCGTCGTACCGATCGTGGTCCAGCAGGTGCTCGACCGCGGCATCAACGGCCCCAGCGGGCCGGACGTCTCCTTCACCGTCTGGGCCGGCGTCATCGCCGCGCTCGCCATCGTGGTCACGAGCTGGGCGTCGTACAAGATGACCACCCGGCTCTTCACCTCCGCCGAGCGCGGGCTGGCGACGCTGCGCACCAAGGCCTTCCGCCACGTCCACGACCTGCCGCTGCTGACCCAGAACACCGAGCGCCGCGGCGCCCTGGTCGCCCGCGTCACCAGCGACGTCGACCAGGTCAGCCAGTTCCTCGTCTTCGGCGGCCTGCTGTTCGTCGTCAGCGTCGGGCAGGTGCTCGTCGCGACCGTCGTGATGGTCGTCTACAGCTGGCAGCTCGCGCTCGTGGTGTGGCTGTGCTTCGCGCCGCTGTTCCTGTCCCTGCGCTACTTCCAGCGCAAGCTCTCCGACGCCTACGGCACCGTACGTCGCCAGGTCGGCCTGATGCTCTCGGCCGTGTCCGAGCCGGTCGTCGGCGCGGCCGTGGTCCGCTCCTACGCCGTCGAGGACCGCACCCAGCGGCGCATCGACGAGGCGATCGACGCCCACAAGGCGGCCAGCACCCGGGCGCAGGGCTTCACCGCGTTCTCCTTCTCCCTCGGCGGCGTCTCGGCGGGCCTGGCCAACGCCGGCGTGCTCATCGTCGGCATCTGGCTGGGCCAGGGCCGGCTGTGGGGCGGCGACATCACCGCGGGGGAGGTGGTCGCGTTCGCGTTCCTCGTGACGCTGTTCGTCGGCCCGGTGCAGATGGGCACCCAGATCCTCACCGACGCCCAGAACGCCATCGCCGGCTGGCGGCGGGTGATCGGCATCCTGGAGACGCCGGCCGACCTGGTCGACCCCGGCCCGGACGGTGCCGTCCTGCCGCGCGGCCCGATCGACGTGTGCTTCGAGCACGTCTCCTTCGCCTACCCCGGCGGCCCGCTGGTGCTGCGCGACATCGACCTGGCGATCGACGCCGGCCTCCGCGTGGCGGTCGTCGGCGAGACCGGCTCGGGCAAGTCGACGGTCGCCAAGCTGCTGACCCGGCTGATGGACCCCTCCGAGGGGCGGGTGCTGCTCGACGGCGTCGACGTCCGCGACATCGGCTCGGCCTCGTTGCGCAGCAGCGTGGTGCTGGTGCCCCAGGAGGGCTTCCTCTTCGACGACACGCTCGCCGCGAACGTGCGCTACGGCAAGCTCGACGCCACCGACGAGGAGATCCTGGCCAGCGCCGCCGAGCTCGGCCTGGGCGACTGGATCGCCGGCCTGCCCCGCGGGATCCAGACCCCGGTGGGCCAGCGCGGCGAGTCGCTCTCGGCGGGGGAGCGGCAGCTCGTCGCGCTCCTGCGCGCCCACCTCGCCGACCCCGACCTGCTCGTCCTCGACGAGGCGACCAGCGCGGTCGACCCCGCCCTGGAGATGCGGATCGGCCGCGCGCTGGAGCGGCTGATGCGCGGGCGCACCTCGGTCACGATCGCCCACCGGCTCTCCACCGCGGAGAACGCCGACGAGGTCGTCGTCGTCGACCGCGGACAGGTCGTCCAGCGCGGGCCGCACGCAGCGCTCGTGGCCGAGGAGGGCGGCGTGTACGCCGGCCTCCACGCCTCCTGGGTGGCCCAGCAGGGCAGCTGA
- the hisI gene encoding phosphoribosyl-AMP cyclohydrolase, with protein sequence MSSLAPDIAARLKRTADGLVPAVVQQHDTREVLMLGWMDDEALHRTLTTGRATYWSRSRQEYWVKGETSGNVQWVKEVRLDCDGDTLLVAVDQEGAACHTGDRTCFDAVELPTCG encoded by the coding sequence GTGAGCTCCCTGGCACCCGACATCGCCGCCCGCCTCAAGCGCACCGCCGACGGCCTGGTGCCCGCGGTGGTCCAGCAGCACGACACCCGCGAGGTGCTGATGCTCGGCTGGATGGACGACGAGGCGCTGCACCGCACCCTGACGACCGGCCGGGCGACGTACTGGTCCCGCTCCCGCCAGGAGTACTGGGTCAAGGGGGAGACCTCCGGCAACGTCCAGTGGGTCAAGGAGGTCCGCCTCGACTGCGACGGCGACACCCTGCTCGTCGCCGTGGACCAGGAGGGCGCCGCCTGCCACACCGGCGACCGCACCTGCTTCGACGCCGTGGAGCTGCCGACCTGTGGCTGA
- a CDS encoding Trp biosynthesis-associated membrane protein, protein MAEQETVRRDRRKTFGPVVLAGLAGGTLAAVGGSRPWAEAGSDGGAAALAGYAVSDAGEMPAATAAALVVLACWGVVLVTRRRVRRAVALLGAVAALGLVVAVVAGWSSTVEDVQAVYAGSGVEPDITRTAWYAASALGAVLTLVASVLAVRLAPAWPEMGSRYDAPAGGPAAPAKAVAPEDASNIELWKAMDEGHDPTA, encoded by the coding sequence GTGGCTGAGCAGGAGACCGTCCGCCGCGACCGGCGCAAGACCTTCGGGCCGGTCGTGCTGGCCGGCCTCGCCGGCGGCACGCTCGCCGCGGTCGGCGGCAGCCGGCCCTGGGCCGAGGCCGGCTCCGACGGGGGAGCGGCCGCCCTGGCCGGCTACGCCGTGAGCGACGCCGGCGAGATGCCCGCGGCCACCGCAGCCGCGCTCGTCGTGCTCGCCTGCTGGGGCGTCGTGCTGGTCACCCGCCGCCGGGTGCGCCGCGCGGTCGCCCTCCTCGGAGCGGTCGCGGCGCTCGGCCTGGTCGTGGCCGTCGTCGCCGGCTGGTCCTCGACCGTCGAGGACGTCCAGGCCGTGTACGCCGGCTCCGGCGTCGAGCCCGACATCACCCGGACCGCGTGGTACGCCGCCTCGGCCCTCGGCGCGGTCCTCACCCTGGTCGCGAGCGTGCTCGCGGTGCGCCTGGCCCCGGCGTGGCCGGAGATGGGCAGCCGGTACGACGCCCCGGCCGGTGGCCCCGCCGCCCCGGCGAAGGCCGTGGCCCCCGAGGACGCCAGCAACATCGAGCTGTGGAAGGCGATGGACGAGGGGCACGACCCGACGGCCTGA
- a CDS encoding HGxxPAAW family protein produces the protein MSNDNHGNTPAAWTAVVVAMIGFIVGGVGLMLDPISFVIFWVGVAMVVGALVLFIVMDKMGLHG, from the coding sequence ATGTCTAACGACAACCACGGCAACACCCCCGCGGCCTGGACCGCCGTCGTGGTCGCCATGATCGGCTTCATCGTGGGCGGGGTCGGGCTGATGCTCGACCCGATCAGCTTCGTGATCTTCTGGGTCGGCGTCGCCATGGTCGTCGGCGCCCTCGTCCTGTTCATCGTGATGGACAAGATGGGCCTGCACGGGTGA
- a CDS encoding DUF2752 domain-containing protein — protein MTRGRRLLAPAVTLGGLAAATLALHLRDPHERGSWGSCPSAALGFWCPGCGGLRAVNDLTNGRFADAASSNLLLIGLLPVLAALYLWWVARRWRGETREPDQRFVVGGTVTLCVVAVVFAVLRNLPAGAWLAP, from the coding sequence GTGACCCGCGGTCGGCGCCTCCTGGCGCCCGCGGTCACCCTCGGCGGCCTCGCGGCCGCCACGCTCGCGCTGCACCTGCGCGACCCCCACGAGCGCGGCTCGTGGGGCTCCTGTCCGAGCGCCGCGCTGGGCTTCTGGTGCCCCGGTTGCGGCGGCCTGCGGGCGGTCAACGACCTGACGAACGGGCGCTTCGCCGACGCGGCGTCGAGCAACCTGCTCCTCATCGGCCTGCTGCCCGTGCTGGCCGCGCTCTACCTGTGGTGGGTCGCGCGGCGCTGGCGCGGGGAGACCCGCGAGCCCGACCAGCGCTTCGTGGTCGGCGGCACGGTCACGCTGTGCGTGGTGGCCGTGGTCTTCGCGGTGCTCCGCAACCTGCCGGCCGGGGCCTGGCTGGCGCCCTGA
- a CDS encoding DUF4190 domain-containing protein, which translates to MSYTDPPPPSGPYGGEQPPSGGQPPSGGQPPYGGQPPYGDQPYGAGQPGQPPRTSGKATAAMVTGLVGLFTICCGFFVASSIAAVVLGFLARKEIEASGGALGGRTQALTGIIAGCIGIAAFLLSIVLVATGAVDYDFDYSTS; encoded by the coding sequence ATGAGCTACACCGATCCGCCCCCGCCGTCTGGGCCGTACGGCGGGGAGCAGCCGCCCTCCGGCGGCCAGCCGCCCTCCGGCGGCCAGCCGCCCTACGGGGGCCAGCCGCCCTACGGCGACCAGCCGTACGGCGCCGGCCAGCCGGGCCAGCCGCCGCGGACCTCCGGGAAGGCGACCGCCGCGATGGTGACCGGCCTGGTGGGCCTGTTCACGATCTGCTGCGGCTTCTTCGTCGCCTCGAGCATCGCCGCCGTGGTCCTCGGCTTCCTGGCCCGCAAGGAGATCGAGGCCTCCGGCGGCGCGCTCGGCGGTCGCACGCAGGCCCTGACCGGGATCATCGCCGGCTGCATCGGGATCGCGGCGTTCCTGCTCTCGATCGTGCTGGTCGCCACCGGCGCCGTGGACTACGACTTCGACTACAGCACGTCCTGA
- the trpC gene encoding indole-3-glycerol phosphate synthase TrpC gives MSVLDDIVAGVRADLAEREAALPLADVRAALADADPPRDPMPHFRAPGSSVIAEVKRRSPSKGDLADIPDPAVLAKEYAAGGAAAISVLTEQRRFGGSLADLRAVRAAVDVPVLRKDFIVSSYQLVEARAAGADLALLIVAALPGDELRRLYDEARELGLTVLVEVHDEAETERAVDLGAELVGVNARNLKTLEIHADTFGRLAPLVPDDRVKVAESGIFSPADVARFVGEGARAVLVGEALVKDGDPRAAVRAMTGAGA, from the coding sequence GTGTCCGTGCTCGACGACATCGTCGCCGGGGTCCGGGCCGACCTCGCGGAGCGCGAGGCGGCCCTGCCCCTCGCCGACGTGCGTGCGGCCCTGGCCGACGCCGACCCGCCCCGTGACCCGATGCCGCACTTCCGTGCGCCCGGCTCGAGCGTCATCGCGGAGGTCAAGCGCCGCAGCCCCAGCAAGGGCGACCTGGCCGACATCCCCGACCCCGCCGTGCTGGCCAAGGAGTACGCCGCCGGCGGCGCCGCCGCGATCAGCGTGCTCACCGAGCAGCGCCGCTTCGGCGGCAGCCTGGCCGACCTCCGCGCGGTCCGCGCGGCGGTCGACGTGCCGGTCCTCCGCAAGGACTTCATCGTCTCGTCCTACCAGCTCGTCGAGGCCCGCGCGGCCGGCGCCGACCTGGCGCTGCTCATCGTGGCCGCCCTGCCGGGCGACGAGCTGCGCCGGCTGTACGACGAGGCCCGCGAGCTCGGCCTGACGGTGCTCGTGGAGGTCCACGACGAGGCCGAGACCGAGCGCGCGGTCGACCTCGGCGCCGAGCTGGTCGGCGTGAACGCCCGCAACCTCAAGACGCTGGAGATCCACGCCGACACCTTCGGGCGACTCGCGCCGCTCGTCCCGGACGACCGGGTCAAGGTCGCGGAGTCGGGGATCTTCTCGCCCGCCGACGTCGCCCGGTTCGTGGGCGAGGGCGCCCGCGCGGTGCTGGTCGGCGAGGCCCTGGTGAAGGACGGCGACCCGCGAGCCGCGGTGCGCGCGATGACGGGAGCAGGGGCATGA
- the trpB gene encoding tryptophan synthase subunit beta: protein MTTEAGRTGTYDADERGWFGGPEHGWGGRFMPEALVSALDELTAAWEEAMADPAFVADFEAILRDYAGTPSPLYHAERLSRQVGARILLKREDLNHTGAHKIRNVLGQALLTKRMGKTRVIAETGAGQHGVASATAAAYFGLDCTVYMGAVDTRRQALNVARMHLLGAKVVPVESGSATLKDAINEALRDWVASVDHTAYLFGTAAGPHPFPSMVRDFTRGIGDEARAQCLERYGVLPDAIAACVGGGSNAIGLFAAFLDDEGVAIHGFEPGGEGVDTPRHAATIHAGDSGVLHGARTYVLQDADGQTIESHSISAGLDYPGVGPQHAHLAATGRATYTPVTDAEAMEAMALLSRTEGIIPAIESAHAVAGAMRVARELAAEKGPEATVLVNLSGRGDKDMGTAIEWFGLGRTEAEVSDDVTEEPVG, encoded by the coding sequence ATGACGACCGAGGCCGGACGCACGGGCACCTACGACGCCGACGAGCGCGGCTGGTTCGGCGGCCCCGAGCACGGTTGGGGCGGCCGCTTCATGCCCGAGGCGCTGGTCTCCGCGCTCGATGAGCTGACCGCGGCCTGGGAGGAGGCGATGGCCGACCCGGCCTTCGTCGCCGACTTCGAGGCGATCCTGCGCGACTACGCCGGCACGCCCAGCCCGCTGTACCACGCGGAGCGGCTCAGCCGGCAGGTCGGCGCCCGGATCCTGCTCAAGCGCGAGGACCTCAACCACACCGGCGCGCACAAGATCCGCAACGTGCTGGGCCAGGCGCTGCTGACCAAGCGGATGGGCAAGACCCGGGTCATCGCCGAGACCGGCGCGGGCCAGCACGGCGTCGCCAGCGCGACGGCCGCGGCCTACTTCGGGCTCGACTGCACCGTCTACATGGGCGCGGTCGACACCCGCCGCCAGGCGCTCAACGTCGCCCGGATGCACCTGCTCGGCGCCAAGGTGGTCCCGGTGGAGTCGGGCAGCGCCACGCTCAAGGACGCGATCAACGAGGCGCTGCGCGACTGGGTCGCCAGCGTCGACCACACGGCGTACCTCTTCGGGACCGCGGCCGGCCCGCACCCCTTCCCGAGCATGGTCCGCGACTTCACCCGCGGCATCGGCGACGAGGCGCGCGCCCAGTGCCTGGAGCGCTACGGCGTGCTGCCGGACGCGATCGCCGCGTGCGTGGGCGGCGGGTCGAACGCGATCGGGCTGTTCGCCGCCTTCCTCGACGACGAGGGCGTCGCGATCCACGGCTTCGAGCCGGGCGGCGAGGGCGTCGACACCCCGCGCCACGCGGCGACGATCCACGCCGGGGACAGCGGCGTGCTCCACGGCGCCCGCACCTACGTCCTCCAGGACGCCGACGGCCAGACGATCGAGTCCCACTCGATCTCCGCCGGCCTGGACTACCCGGGCGTGGGCCCGCAGCACGCCCACCTCGCGGCGACCGGCCGGGCGACGTACACCCCGGTCACCGACGCCGAGGCGATGGAGGCCATGGCGCTGCTGAGCCGCACCGAGGGCATCATCCCGGCGATCGAGTCCGCCCACGCCGTCGCCGGCGCGATGCGCGTGGCCCGCGAGCTGGCCGCCGAGAAGGGCCCCGAGGCGACCGTCCTGGTCAACCTCTCGGGCCGCGGCGACAAGGACATGGGGACCGCGATCGAGTGGTTCGGCCTGGGCCGCACCGAGGCCGAGGTCTCCGACGACGTGACCGAGGAGCCCGTCGGATGA
- the trpA gene encoding tryptophan synthase subunit alpha, which translates to MTLSSTTAFEKARADDRAALVGYLPAGYPDVAGGIDALRVLVDAGCDIIEIGLPYSDPVMDGPTIQAAAQAALEGGVRTSDVLRTVEAVAATGTPTLVMTYWNPVERYGVPRFAADLANAGGSGLITPDLTPDSAPEWIAAADEHGLDKVFLVAPSSTDERIAMTTAACRGFVYATAVMGVTGARATTSDLAGPLVARAKRLRPAGADLPVGVGLGVSNGDQAAEIAAKDGIGADGVIVGSAFVRTLLDHADDRAAGLRALRALTEDIAAGVRRG; encoded by the coding sequence ATGACGCTGAGCAGCACCACCGCCTTCGAGAAGGCGCGCGCCGACGACCGCGCCGCGCTGGTCGGCTACCTGCCGGCCGGCTACCCCGACGTCGCCGGCGGCATCGACGCGCTGCGCGTGCTGGTCGACGCCGGCTGCGACATCATCGAGATCGGCCTGCCCTACAGCGACCCGGTCATGGACGGCCCGACGATCCAGGCGGCCGCGCAGGCCGCGCTGGAGGGCGGCGTGCGCACCTCCGACGTCCTGCGCACCGTCGAGGCGGTCGCCGCGACCGGCACGCCCACGCTGGTGATGACCTACTGGAACCCCGTCGAGCGGTACGGCGTGCCGCGGTTCGCCGCGGACCTCGCCAACGCCGGGGGATCGGGCCTGATCACCCCCGACCTGACCCCCGACAGCGCGCCGGAGTGGATCGCCGCCGCCGACGAGCACGGCCTGGACAAGGTCTTCCTCGTCGCGCCGTCCTCCACCGACGAGCGGATCGCGATGACCACCGCGGCCTGCCGCGGCTTCGTCTACGCCACCGCCGTCATGGGCGTCACCGGCGCCCGCGCGACCACCAGCGACCTCGCCGGGCCGCTCGTGGCCCGGGCCAAGCGGCTGCGCCCCGCTGGCGCCGACCTCCCCGTCGGTGTCGGGCTCGGCGTCAGCAACGGCGACCAGGCCGCGGAGATCGCCGCCAAGGACGGGATCGGCGCCGACGGTGTCATCGTCGGCTCGGCGTTCGTGCGGACCCTGCTCGACCACGCCGACGACCGCGCCGCCGGCCTGCGCGCGCTCCGCGCCCTGACCGAGGACATCGCCGCGGGGGTGCGGCGTGGCTAG
- a CDS encoding SCO family protein produces the protein MARRARLRTTLAASLAAALLLTGCGGGGEEQEVTGSVVDPPFEVAATPMKDTDGKPFSLAEDTDARLTLVFFGYTQCPDVCPLVMQTLTSGLNKLDDAEREQVEVVFVTTDPATDTGPVLRDYLDRFDPSYVGVRGDLETTKAVAESVGVFVADGEELASGGYDLGSHGTYVIAVDGNDRAPMFWRQSTSAAQFAHDVSSLLGDA, from the coding sequence GTGGCTAGGAGGGCTCGGCTGCGCACCACCCTGGCCGCCTCGCTCGCCGCCGCCCTCCTCCTCACCGGTTGCGGCGGGGGAGGGGAGGAGCAGGAGGTCACCGGCAGCGTCGTCGACCCGCCCTTCGAGGTGGCCGCGACGCCGATGAAGGACACCGACGGGAAGCCGTTCTCGCTCGCCGAGGACACCGACGCCCGGCTCACCCTGGTGTTCTTCGGCTACACCCAGTGCCCCGACGTCTGCCCGCTGGTCATGCAGACGCTGACCTCGGGGCTGAACAAGCTCGACGACGCCGAGCGCGAGCAGGTCGAGGTGGTCTTCGTGACCACCGACCCCGCTACCGACACCGGCCCCGTCCTGCGCGACTACCTCGACCGGTTCGACCCGTCGTACGTCGGCGTGCGCGGCGACCTGGAGACGACCAAGGCCGTCGCCGAGTCGGTCGGGGTCTTCGTCGCCGACGGTGAGGAGCTCGCGTCCGGCGGCTACGACCTCGGCAGCCACGGCACCTACGTCATCGCCGTCGACGGCAACGACCGGGCGCCGATGTTCTGGCGCCAGTCGACCTCGGCCGCGCAGTTCGCCCACGACGTCTCGAGCCTCCTGGGGGACGCGTGA
- the lgt gene encoding prolipoprotein diacylglyceryl transferase, whose product MSTGLAGLVVMSIPSPAEGTWYLGPVPLRGYAFAIILGIVVAVWLSERRWVARGGTPGDIQDLAIWGVPFGLVGGRLYHVATDSSRYFGEGNDPITALYVWRGGLGVWGAIALGAVGVIIGARRKGIKLLPVLDAIAPTVLVAQAIGRWGNWFNQELFGKPTDLPWALEIDPVHRPSGYLDQATFHPTFLYECLWSLAAFALVVWLDRRFRLGHGRVAALYVMAYTLGRGWIEMLRIDDVELADVGGLRFNVWTSIVLFVAAAAYFVWSARRHPGREESVYTDGRDLDDVRDDVVR is encoded by the coding sequence GTGAGCACCGGCCTCGCCGGCCTCGTGGTGATGAGCATCCCGAGCCCCGCGGAGGGCACGTGGTACCTCGGGCCGGTGCCGCTGCGCGGCTACGCCTTCGCCATCATCCTCGGCATCGTCGTGGCCGTCTGGCTCTCCGAGCGGCGCTGGGTCGCCCGTGGCGGCACGCCCGGGGACATCCAGGACCTCGCGATCTGGGGCGTGCCGTTCGGCCTCGTCGGCGGCCGGCTCTACCACGTCGCCACCGACAGCAGTCGCTACTTCGGCGAGGGCAACGACCCGATCACCGCGCTGTACGTGTGGCGCGGCGGGCTCGGCGTGTGGGGCGCGATCGCGCTCGGCGCGGTCGGCGTGATCATCGGCGCCCGGCGCAAGGGCATCAAGCTGTTGCCGGTCCTCGACGCCATCGCCCCGACGGTGCTGGTCGCCCAGGCGATCGGCCGGTGGGGCAACTGGTTCAACCAGGAGCTGTTCGGCAAGCCCACCGACCTGCCGTGGGCGCTCGAGATCGACCCGGTCCACCGGCCCTCGGGCTACCTCGACCAGGCGACGTTCCACCCGACGTTCCTCTACGAGTGCCTGTGGAGCCTCGCGGCGTTCGCCCTGGTGGTCTGGCTCGACCGCCGCTTCCGCCTGGGTCACGGCCGGGTCGCCGCGCTCTACGTGATGGCCTACACGCTGGGCCGCGGCTGGATCGAGATGCTGCGCATCGACGACGTCGAGCTCGCCGACGTCGGTGGCCTGCGGTTCAACGTGTGGACCTCGATCGTGCTGTTCGTGGCCGCGGCGGCGTACTTCGTGTGGTCCGCGCGGCGCCACCCGGGCCGCGAGGAGAGCGTCTACACCGACGGGCGTGACCTGGACGACGTCCGCGACGACGTCGTGCGGTGA